From one Phocoena sinus isolate mPhoSin1 chromosome 6, mPhoSin1.pri, whole genome shotgun sequence genomic stretch:
- the LOC116755325 gene encoding LOW QUALITY PROTEIN: ubiquitin-like protein FUBI (The sequence of the model RefSeq protein was modified relative to this genomic sequence to represent the inferred CDS: inserted 1 base in 1 codon) — MQLFVRAQELHTLEVTGQETVAQIKAHVASLEGIAPEDQVLLMAGTALEDEATLGQCGVEALSTPEVAGRVLGGKVHGSLARAGKVRGQTPKVGKQEXKKTGRAKRRMQYNRRFVNVVPTFGKKKGPNANP; from the exons ATGCAGCTCTTTGTCCGTGCCCAGGAGCTACACACTCTCGAGGTGACCGGCCAGGAGACGGTCGCCCAGATCAAGGCTCATGTAGCCTCACTGGAGGGCATCGCTCCAGAAGATCAAGTGCTGCTCATGGCAGGCACGGCCCTAGAGGATGAGGCTACCCTGGGCCAGTGTGGGGTGGAGGCTCTGAGCACTCCGGAAGTAGCCGGCCGCGTGCTTGGAGGTAAAGTCCATGGTTCCCTGGCCCGAGCTGGGAAAGTAAGAGGTCAGACACCAAAGGTGGGcaaacaag aaaagaagacGGGCCGGGCCAAGAGGCGTATGCAGTACAACCGGCGCTTTGTCAATGTTGTGCCTACCTTTGGCAAGAAGAAGGGCCCCAATGCCAACCCTTAA